The sequence below is a genomic window from Phormidium ambiguum IAM M-71.
GCACTAACTTGGGCAACTCCTACCATTCGCACTGCACCGCGTTGTACTAAATAAAGTAGACCTGGACGCGCAGGAATTTTTTCATCTTTACTAAAAGTCCGGCAACGATAATGTTCATTAGCCCAATCAAGAATCCGCTGCCAGGTAAGAAAAGGCCGCGCTGGTTCTGGACGTAATGCTTCTGAATTTAGGGTGTTGGGTTCCAAAGAAACAGATTGTGGGAGCATAGGTTTGAGTGTCAACTAAAAGAGTAATATTATTGCCTTTGCCATTGAGGGATTTTACTGTTCAAACTTGGTGAAAATTTGTGTATTCGACTAAGTTTGATTCATACTATCTTTATATAAGTTTTACTTGAAATTTATAGTAATAAAATATACTTTAGGATTTATTAATAAGTCTGTAATTTTAAATTTATTTTTGTTATATTTTATGCAATCTACCTCTTTAGGTAGATGTCAAAGTTGCTGACTAATAACTAGTAAGGCTTTAAGGAATCGTGAATTTGAATTTACTAATTACTGAGTTCCCCTCAGTGAAAGTGTTTATCCAGTTTTGGCTACTGGATACACTTATTACAGTAGCACATCAGCCACAAATAATACCTTCCTTACCTTTGGCTGACTCAAAATGTATCATCACTCCAAAGAGTGATTTATATACTTTAAAATTGTCAACAAAATGTAGTCAGTTTAGTGAAAAATTAGTTACAAAAAGTATCCTTTCCATAACAAGAGCCAACAAAAACTCAGCAGTACTTTATATTTGTGCGATCGCTTTCAAACTTTCCCCTTCTTGGGGTAAATCAGCAATAGATATTGCCAACCAAATAGCAGAACACTTTGCCCACTTATCGAATCAAGATTTAGCTGTTGACCCAAAAAAATACTTCACACTCAAAGTAATACCACCTGGCTGGCTGCACTTGCAGCCAACTGATTTGGGAATTGCTACTTGGTTACAGAGTTTAGCAGGGCAGGGGAGATGGGGGGCAGGGGGGCAGGGGAGCAGGGGGGCAGGGGAGCAGGGGGGCAGGGGAGCAGGGGGGCAGGGGGGCAGAAGGCAAAAGGCAGAAGAGAAAGTAAAAATTCCCCTTGTCCCCCCATCTCCCTCAATACCCAGTACCCAGTCCCTTTTCTCCGTGCAGTATGTTCATGCGCGTTGTTGTTCGTTGCTGCGGTTGGCGAAGAGTGATGGGAAATGGGGAGCGATCGCACCTGACGCGATTCCCTGGTTAAATGAGATAGGACAATTGCGATTAACCCATCCCGCAGAACGCAATTTAATTTCGCAACTATTTTCTGCTTTGGATGCACTCTACTATCCTGAATTATCAAAAAATCAAAATTGGGAAAAACTGGCTCAAGAAATCACCCTTTCCTGGGAAGATTTTTACCGCAAATGCCGCATCTGGGGTGAAGTCAAGACGGAAACCCCAGAACTAGCCCAAGCCAGGTTGGGTTTACTAATGGCTACCCAAACAATGCTAAGACTGCTCTTAGAAGATTATTTAGGCATTTCCGCACCTCTGGAGTTGTAGTTGGGGACTAGGGACTGGGTACTGGGAAAAGCAGAAAACAAAAATTCCCCCTGCCCCCCATCTCTCCTGCCCCCCTGCCCCTCTGCTCCCCTGTCTTCCCCCAAGGGTTCTATGCCTAAAGAATGAAAATTTCCTTAAAAGGGGTGACAAATTGAAATAGCTCCTGTATAGTTACAGATGTGTGAGGAGCGAACCAGTGAGGGAACCGAGACGAAACACGGCCAGTCGTCGGTTCCCTTTCTGATTTCAAGGTATTTCTAAAGGATGAATTTTTCGATCGCAGCGACTACCCCATCTTCTTCAACACTGGGGGCTACCCAATTTGCGATCGCTTGGACTTCCGCTGGGCCACCTCCCATCGCTACGCCAATTCCTGCATATTCGAGCATTTCCACATCATTAAAGTTATCGCCTACAGTCATGACGTTGCTGGCTGATAACCCCAAGATTTCTTCCGCTAAATAACGCACAGCCGTTCCTTTATTTACCCAAGGGTTAGTAGCTTCAAAAAAGGTAGCTACAGATGTGGTGAGGTAAAGTTCGGCTGGGGTGTATTTTTGCCTTAGCGTGCCCAAAAGATGTTCGATTACGTCAGTATCGTCGCTTAATGCTAATACTTTTGTTGGTTCATTTTCAGTATCTAAAACGGTTCGCAAATCACCGACTGCTATTGGTTGAATGTTGGAACGTCCGGCATAAATTTCGGTTTCTTCGGTAATTTCCCGTACATAAAGTCGATCGTTAATATAAAAGTGAACAGAAAGGAGCGATCGCATTTCCGGTTGTTCAAAGTAATCTAATAACCGCAATGCCATATTTTTAGATACAGGCCAATGACGTAAAATTTTATCTGTTGCCGGATCTTTTATGAGTGCTCCTTGGTAAGCCATCAGAGGCAGATCGGAACCAATATCTTGATGAAAACGTAAAGCGGAACAGTACATTCTACCTGTGGCGATCGCTACTTTTATTCCTTTAGCTTGGACTGCTTTTATTGCTTGCTTGACTGCTTCGGTAACTTGGTTAGATTCTCCAGAGATCGTACCATCAATGTCGAGAACTAATAGTTTAATTTCCGTGTTTTCTGTTGTTAAATTCTGGTTAATTTCTCTATTCATGATTTAGTGTGCGGTTGTCCTTTATTGTAGGGTGCGTTAATAACACACCATTTCGCTAAATTTAACGCAAATTGGATTATATAGATAGTATAGTTTTTTTCTATTAGTTAATTTTGGGGGTTTTAGGTGCGATCGACCTTTCCCATATATTCCATTTCTTGAGATTCTGAATCAGTCGTTAGAAAAACTAGGTTTCTTAATTAAAAATCTAGGCTCTGGGATTAAGTTTGTGAGTTGTGCCATAATTGGACTTACAAGATTTACAAAATATGCAGTGAGTCGAACATGGAAAAAACAATTACTATCACTTTAACACCCGAAGGAAACTTGGAACTTCCTCCAGAGATTAGAGAACAATTTTCTAACGGTGAACAATACTCAGTTGTGACAACAGAAGACACTATTACATTTAAAAAAGTCCCTAAATTAACTTGGGATGACTTAAGAGAAAGGAGAGCAGAATTAGGAGAAGATCCCGATCCACTAACAACCGAAGAAATCTGTGAGATTGTGCGGGAAGTACGTCGAGAAAAGAAAAAATGAAAGTAGTTTTAGATACAAATATTTGGGTATCTGCTATAATTTGGGGTGGTATTCCTGATGAAATTCTGTTGTTGGGACAAAGAAAAGTAATTACTATTGCTATGTCTCAACAATTATTAAATGAAGCAGAAAAGACATTTAACAAGCCTAAACTCCAACCCAAACTAAAAGCATTAGATTTAATAGTTTCAACTTTAATGAATCTGATTCTCGAATCAGTGTTTTTATATGTTATTGATGAAATAACTGTACCTG
It includes:
- a CDS encoding DALR anticodon-binding domain-containing protein; this translates as MNLLITEFPSVKVFIQFWLLDTLITVAHQPQIIPSLPLADSKCIITPKSDLYTLKLSTKCSQFSEKLVTKSILSITRANKNSAVLYICAIAFKLSPSWGKSAIDIANQIAEHFAHLSNQDLAVDPKKYFTLKVIPPGWLHLQPTDLGIATWLQSLAGQGRWGAGGQGSRGAGEQGGRGAGGQGGRRQKAEEKVKIPLVPPSPSIPSTQSLFSVQYVHARCCSLLRLAKSDGKWGAIAPDAIPWLNEIGQLRLTHPAERNLISQLFSALDALYYPELSKNQNWEKLAQEITLSWEDFYRKCRIWGEVKTETPELAQARLGLLMATQTMLRLLLEDYLGISAPLEL
- a CDS encoding Cof-type HAD-IIB family hydrolase, with translation MNREINQNLTTENTEIKLLVLDIDGTISGESNQVTEAVKQAIKAVQAKGIKVAIATGRMYCSALRFHQDIGSDLPLMAYQGALIKDPATDKILRHWPVSKNMALRLLDYFEQPEMRSLLSVHFYINDRLYVREITEETEIYAGRSNIQPIAVGDLRTVLDTENEPTKVLALSDDTDVIEHLLGTLRQKYTPAELYLTTSVATFFEATNPWVNKGTAVRYLAEEILGLSASNVMTVGDNFNDVEMLEYAGIGVAMGGGPAEVQAIANWVAPSVEEDGVVAAIEKFIL
- a CDS encoding putative toxin-antitoxin system toxin component, PIN family, coding for MKVVLDTNIWVSAIIWGGIPDEILLLGQRKVITIAMSQQLLNEAEKTFNKPKLQPKLKALDLIVSTLMNLILESVFLYVIDEITVPELRDPDDSVVLATAIAAKADVIITGDRDLLILGEYQGINIMTAQDFLQRYFDGN